TGGAGAGCGTGGCCGGCATGATCATGGCGCCGCCCACGCCGAGCAGTCCTCTGGCGATGATCAGAGTCAGCGGCGTGGGCGCGAAGGCGGCTCCCGCGGAGGCGAGGCCGAACACCACGTAGCCCCACAGGACCAGGCGTTTTCGCCCGTAACGGTCGCCCAGCGTGCCGAACATGATCAATAGTGGCGCCACGATCAGCGAGTAGGCGTCTATGATCCAGAGCAGCTCGACGGAGGAGGGTTCGAGCGCCGCCGTCAACGCGGGGACGGCGATGTGCAGGACCGTGGCGTCGACGGTGATGAGCAGCAGGCTCAGGCACAGCAGAACCAGGACCGACCACCGGTTGGCCTGCCGCTGTCCCGTGACCCGCGACGACCGCGGCGCGCTCTGCAGGATCGTCATGCGGTGTCCATGACGGGTCTGGCTCGGTCATGGAACATGCGACGCAGCTTAGGCGATGTCCGGTAGGTGGCACACCTGTATCGACTGATCACATTCCGTGCCACAACCTCTCTAGCGAGATACAGCCATATGTCCTGATCTTTCGTATGGCGTGGGGCCACCGGATCATGACGGTGTGGGGAGCGACGGCGAGGGTTCGGATTCCGCTGCCGAATGGTGCGCCGTCGCTCTCGACCACCTCGTGGCCGACCGCCCCGAGGCCGCCCTCACGGCGGCCCGGCGCGCGATCGCCCTCGATCAGGCGGGCGAGTGGGCCCACCGCCTGGCCAGCCTCGCATTCGAGCGCCTCGGCGGCGACGCGGAGTCCGTCCAGCAGGCCGTCCGCGAGGCCGAGCAGGCCGCCCGGCTCGCGCCGGGATCGTGGCAGGCGAGGCTGCGGCTCGGCGCCGTGCTCCGCCGCGTCCCTGGACGCTTCAGAGAGGCCGCCGCGCACATCGCCGCCGCGGGCAGGTTCGCCCCCGAGGAGGCGGGACCGCACGCGCTGGCCGGCGACCTGGCGCTCCTGCGCGGCGAGCACCGGCGGGCCGCGGCCGCCTACCTCGCCGCGCTGCACAGGGACGGCGCGCACGCGGGCGCGCGCGTCAACTACGGACTCACCCTGCTGTGCTGGGACCCGCCGCGCGCCCACCACGACCCGGCGTGGACGATCGACCCCCGCGAGACCGGCAGGGCCAGGCGCGCCCTGGAGGTCTGGTCGCGTCAGGCCAGGCTGCTGCCCGCCGCCGCCATCGCCGTGTCGGGCGCGCTGGTGGTCACCGGACCCCTTCCCGACGTGCCGCTCGGCCTGCCGGGGCTGATCGTGATCGTCCTGCTCGGCTCGCTCACCGTCAGGCAGGCCCGCAGGGTGCGCGTCTGGTCCGTCGTCCCCGTCATGCTCGGCCGCGACCGCTGGCTCGGGCTCTCGGTCGCGACGGCGGGCATCGCCTGTGCCGCCTACACCGCCGCCCTGTTCGTGCCCGTCGCCGATCCGCTGTGGGCGGGGCTGGCCGGGATCGTGCTGCTCAACGCGCCCGCGCTGGCCGCGCTGCGCGTGCTGTCCGAGGCCTGGCGCGGCCACCCCGTGCGCGCCCTCGCGCAGCTGTCGATGGCGTACGGCGAGCGCACCGCCCGTCGCGACCTGAGCGTCACGCTCTGGATCGTGCTGGCCAGGGTCTGGTCGGTGCTGGTGGCGCTGGTGCTGACCGCACTGGTGGTACATCCGGCGGGCGGGCTGGCCGCGCTCGTCGTGCCGTACCTGCTGGCCAGGGTGCGCGTCAGGGGAGGGCTCGCGGGACTCGGCGCGGTGCGCGCCGACCGGTGGCTGGCCGCGGCCGTGGCGCTGACCTGTACGGCCGCGCTGGCCTGCGCCGTCGCAGCGGCGGCGAGCGGGGCCGCCGCGCTCGCGTCGGGCGGCGCCTGGCCGGGCCCGGCGGCGTCAGGCCCGGCGGCGTCAGGCGTGGCGGCGGCCGCGGTGACGCCGAGCGGTGAGCGGGTGGCCGCGTGGGCGTGGCGGGTGGCGCTGGGCGGCAGCGCCGCGGTGGTCGTCGTCTTCCTGCTGCGCGCGGTCAGGGCCTGGTGGCGCGGCGCGCCGGGTCCCTGGCGGGCCTCTCTGATCATGGCCGAGCCGGCGATGGAGGGCGCGGACCCGCCGGTGACCCTCACCCCCGAGGTACGGCAGGCCCTCACCTTCTCCAGGGACGTCGTGCTGGCCTGCGCGGGCGCCCTCGGCCCCATGGCCCTGGCCGTGGGCGCGGTCACCTCGATCAGCGCCTCGGGCGAGCTGCGCCTGATCGCGGGGGAGGAGGCGTGGGAGGCGGCCGAGCGCGACCCCCGCGTCGCCGTCTTCGCCTCCGGCCGGCCGCATCCCCGCCTCTGGGTCGAAGTGCGCGGCGTCGCCCTGGCCGACCCCGACTCAGACGTGCTGCGCGTGACGCCCAAGCAGGTCGTCGTCGGGGAGTACCCGGGACGGCACCAGCGCCGGTAATGCCCTGTCCAATCGCGGTTTTCGCGCGCGCCGCATAGCGTGTGGCCCGCGCCCGTACGGTATAACCGGGGTCGGACCGGGGAGGCGTGATGCGGGACGCGGCGCGGGAGCAGTTCGAGAAGGTGCGGCATCGCTATTTCCGCCTTCCTCCCGCGGTGCGCAGGGTGCTGTTCGCCTGCGTCCTGGTCGGCGCGGTGGGCGTGGGCGCGGCCATGGGCTGGGACCTGCTGCAAACCTTCCTCGTCACGCTGATCCTGCTCGGTTTCGTCGCGCTGGCCCTGCGCTTCCCGCGCGCCGCCGCCACCGCCGTGGTGCTGGCCGGGTGGGCCGTCGCGGTCGCGCTGATCGACCAGCTGTTCTCTCCTGGCTCGATGGTCCCCACGCTGCTGCTCGTGCTGGCCGTCCCGGTGGCTGCCGCCGCGCACCTCATCCGCTGGGTGCCGCCGTGGGTGACCGCGCTGATGGCCCTGGTCCCCGCGGGCGCGCTGGCCGCGGCCCTGTCGCCGGTCTCCGACGGCATCGCGATCTGGGCGGCCTACGGCTCCGCCGCGGCCGTCCTGCTCCACCGGTTCGTCCTGGCCCGCAGGGCGCGTGCCGAACTGGCGGCCGAGGAGCCCGTCAGGGTGCGCGTCCGCGAGACCCAGCAGGGCCAGCCCCAGCAGGCCGACAGGACCGCGCCGCCCCCGCCGATCTCGGTGGAGGACGCCCTCGCCGAGCTGGAGAACATGATCGGCCTGTTGCCGGTCAAGGAGCAGGTGCGCTCGATCGCCGCCTCCATCGAGGCCTCCAGACTGCGCGCCGAGGCGGGCTACCCCGCCGACCGGCCGACCAGGCACTTCGTCTTCGTCGGGCCGCCCGGCACGGGCAAGACGAGCGTGGCCCGCTCGGTCGCGAAGATCTTCTACGCGTTCGGCCTGCTCGAGACGCCGTACGTGGTCGAGGCGCAGCGGGCCGACCTGGTGGGCGAGTTCCTCGGCGCGACCGCGATCAAGACGAACGAGCTGGTCGACCGGGCGCTCGGCGGGGTGCTGTTCATCGACGAGGCCTACAGCCTGGTCAACGCCTCCGACGGGCAGCCCGACAGGTTCGGCGCCGAGGCCGTGCAGACGCTGCTCAAGCGGGCCGAGGACGACCGCGAGCACCTCATCATCATCCTGGCGGGCTACGAGCAGGAGATGACCTCCTTCCTGGCCTCCAACCCCGGGCTGTCCAGCAGGTTCGCCACCAGGGTGCGCTTTCCCAGCTACTCGCCCGCCGAGCTGCTCGAGATCACCGACCTGCTGCAGCGGCGGCGAGGAGACAGCCTGGCCCCCGAGGCCAGGCCCGCGCTGCTCGGTCTCTTCGAGGACGTCCAGCGGCGCGGGCTGGTCGACGAGCTCGGCAACGCGCGCTTCGTGCGCAGCCTGGTCGAGGCCGCCGCGCAGGCCCGCGACGTGCGGGTGGTCGGCGCGGGCGGCACTCCCTCCACCGAGGACCTCACGACCACGACCGTCGCCGACGTCACCAAGGCCTTCAACGAGCTGACCGCCCGCTTCCGCGGCTACCAGGCCACGCCCACGCTGGAGGAGGCGCTGGCCGACCTCGACCGCATGGCGGGGCTCGAACCCGTCAAGCGGCAGGTCCACGCCATCGCCGCCCAGCTCCAGGTGGCCCGCATGCGGCAGGAGCGCGGCCTGCCCACCCCTCCGCAGATGCGGCACTTCGTCTTCGCCGGGCCGCCCGGCACGGGCAAGACCACCGTGGCCCGCATCATCGGCCGCATCTTCGCCGCGCTCGGCCTGCTG
This window of the Nonomuraea africana genome carries:
- a CDS encoding AAA family ATPase; this encodes MRDAAREQFEKVRHRYFRLPPAVRRVLFACVLVGAVGVGAAMGWDLLQTFLVTLILLGFVALALRFPRAAATAVVLAGWAVAVALIDQLFSPGSMVPTLLLVLAVPVAAAAHLIRWVPPWVTALMALVPAGALAAALSPVSDGIAIWAAYGSAAAVLLHRFVLARRARAELAAEEPVRVRVRETQQGQPQQADRTAPPPPISVEDALAELENMIGLLPVKEQVRSIAASIEASRLRAEAGYPADRPTRHFVFVGPPGTGKTSVARSVAKIFYAFGLLETPYVVEAQRADLVGEFLGATAIKTNELVDRALGGVLFIDEAYSLVNASDGQPDRFGAEAVQTLLKRAEDDREHLIIILAGYEQEMTSFLASNPGLSSRFATRVRFPSYSPAELLEITDLLQRRRGDSLAPEARPALLGLFEDVQRRGLVDELGNARFVRSLVEAAAQARDVRVVGAGGTPSTEDLTTTTVADVTKAFNELTARFRGYQATPTLEEALADLDRMAGLEPVKRQVHAIAAQLQVARMRQERGLPTPPQMRHFVFAGPPGTGKTTVARIIGRIFAALGLLARPDVVEAQRADLVGQHLGATAIKTNELVDRALGGVLFIDEAYSLVNPGYSGGDAFGAEAVQTLLKRAEDERDRLVIVLAGYEREMDRFLATNPGLASRFNQRVGFPSYAPHELAEIAILLAERSGDRFDEPARADLDEVFTWVCGERLIDGLGNGRFARSLFERAAMRRDVRLAALGNTASESELTTITSDDVRAAVDELSGR